Within the Drosophila melanogaster chromosome 3R genome, the region ACATCAGAAAAGTCCGCAGATATTCACGTAACGCCTTAAAGATTTTCCGTGCGGTTCCCGAACAAACTAAACATTATTAACAAACAATAAACGAATTTGTAGTGTCAGTGACTTTTGAACGCACGAAAAAATTCCCAAACACACAACCAAACGTGACTGTATATTCAGCCCCAAGAAACCCAACAACTGGTGGTGATAATAAAAGAACTTACAACAACAGCGCCGAGAACCAGTATAAAGTTCAATACCGCGCTGattcaaattaaacaaaggagaatcgacagcagcagcagcagcagaaacaaaaAGCCAGCTCGGTTTTGTCATTCAAGTATTTTTGGTCAATACACGGCATACGAAATGGCAGCCTACTTGGATCCCACTGGCCAGTACTAAAGAAGCTACACGACGACAGCAAGACATCG harbors:
- the tal-1A gene encoding tarsal-less 1A, which translates into the protein MAAYLDPTGQY